One region of Arthrobacter sp. StoSoilB22 genomic DNA includes:
- the rpoB gene encoding DNA-directed RNA polymerase subunit beta: MVASSTSNNETANTASTDGATRRLSFAKIHEPLDVPNLLALQTDSFDWLVGNERWQARVAKAVEEGDLSVATTSGLADIFEEISPIEDFQGTMSLSFSEPEFADPKYTMAECKDRDATYSAPLYVKAEFMNNNTGEIKQQTVFMGDFPLMTEKGTFVVNGTERVVVSQLVRSPGAYFERTADKTSDKDIFTAKIIPSRGAWFELEIDKRDQVGVRLDRKRKQSVTVLLKALGWTEGQILEEFGQYDSMRATLEKDATETREDALLDIYRKLRPGEPPTVEAAQSLLDNLYFNAKRYDLAKVGRYKINRKLGIDRSLGDKEASVLHVEDIVAMIKFLVALHAGEKTLMGKRDGEDHELRVDVDDIDHFGNRRIRAVGELIENQVRTGLSRMERVVRERMTTQDVEAITPQTLINIRPVVAAIKEFFGTSQLSQFMDQNNPLSGLTHKRRLSALGPGGLSRDRAGMEVRDVHPSHYGRMCPIETPEGPNIGLIGSLASYGRINPFGFIETPYRLVSEGVVSDEVQYLTADDEAEVLIAQANAPLDADKKFAEETVLVRARGGGGEPVLVPAADVQFMDVSPRQMVSVATALIPFLEHDDANRALMGANMQRQAVPLVRSEAPFVGTGMERAAAVDAGDVVIAKKAGVVTEVSAELVVMINDDGTETNYRINKFARSNQGNCYNHRVLVNEGQRLEVGGIIADGPATDQGELALGKNLLVAFMSWEGHNFEDAIILSQRIVAEDVLSSIHIEEHEIDARDTKLGAEEITRDIPNVSEEVLAGLDERGIIHIGAEVEAGDILVGKVTPKGETELTPEERLLRAIFGEKSREVRDTSLKVPHGESGTVIGVRVFDRDNDDELPPGVNQLVRVYVAAKRKITDGDKLAGRHGNKGVISKILPIEDMPFLADGTPVDIVLNPLGVPGRMNVGQVLETHLGWVAKTGWKIEGEPEWVKNLPNLPRETGQTTVATPVFDGAREEEITGLLDSTNVTRDGDRLIDSSGKTRLFDGRSGEPFPDPISVGYMYILKLHHLVDDKIHARSTGPYSMITQQPLGGKAQFGGQRFGEMEVWALEAYGAAYTLQELLTIKSDDIHGRVKVYEAIVKGENIPEPGVPESFKVLIKEMQSLCLNVEVLSTDGTTIEMRDSDDAVFTAAEELGIDLSRAEPSSVEEV; this comes from the coding sequence TTGGTCGCCTCGAGCACCTCTAATAACGAAACCGCTAACACGGCAAGCACCGATGGTGCCACCCGCCGCCTCTCATTCGCAAAGATTCACGAACCGCTTGACGTTCCGAATCTTCTCGCCCTGCAGACAGACAGCTTTGACTGGCTGGTCGGAAACGAACGCTGGCAGGCGCGGGTAGCGAAGGCTGTCGAGGAGGGCGACCTCAGCGTCGCCACCACCTCCGGACTTGCCGACATCTTCGAAGAGATCTCCCCCATCGAGGATTTCCAGGGCACTATGTCCTTGAGCTTCTCCGAGCCGGAGTTCGCTGACCCGAAGTACACCATGGCCGAATGCAAAGACCGTGACGCCACTTACTCGGCACCGCTGTATGTCAAGGCCGAGTTCATGAACAACAACACGGGCGAAATCAAGCAGCAGACCGTGTTCATGGGCGACTTCCCCCTCATGACTGAGAAGGGTACGTTCGTCGTCAACGGCACCGAGCGTGTTGTTGTCTCCCAGTTGGTCCGCTCACCGGGCGCCTACTTTGAGCGCACGGCTGACAAGACCAGTGACAAGGACATCTTCACTGCGAAGATCATCCCGTCCCGTGGTGCATGGTTCGAACTTGAAATCGACAAGCGCGACCAGGTCGGCGTACGCCTCGACCGTAAGCGCAAGCAGTCGGTCACGGTTCTCCTGAAGGCCCTCGGCTGGACCGAAGGCCAGATCCTGGAAGAGTTCGGCCAGTACGACTCCATGCGTGCAACGCTGGAGAAGGACGCCACCGAAACCCGCGAAGATGCGCTTCTGGACATCTACCGCAAGCTGCGTCCGGGCGAGCCGCCCACAGTTGAGGCTGCCCAGTCCCTGCTGGACAACCTGTACTTCAACGCCAAGCGCTACGATCTTGCCAAGGTTGGCCGTTACAAGATCAACCGCAAGCTCGGCATCGACCGTTCCCTTGGTGACAAGGAAGCTTCGGTCCTGCACGTTGAAGACATCGTCGCCATGATCAAGTTCCTCGTCGCGCTTCACGCCGGCGAGAAGACCCTCATGGGCAAGCGCGACGGCGAAGACCACGAACTTCGCGTCGACGTCGACGACATCGACCACTTCGGCAACCGTCGCATCCGCGCCGTGGGCGAACTGATCGAGAACCAGGTCCGCACCGGCCTCTCCCGCATGGAACGCGTCGTTCGCGAACGCATGACCACGCAGGACGTCGAGGCCATCACGCCGCAGACACTGATCAACATCCGTCCCGTTGTGGCAGCCATCAAGGAGTTCTTCGGAACCTCCCAGCTGTCGCAGTTCATGGACCAGAACAACCCGCTTTCGGGTCTGACCCACAAGCGCCGCCTGTCGGCACTTGGCCCGGGTGGTCTGTCCCGTGACCGTGCAGGCATGGAAGTTCGAGACGTTCACCCGTCCCACTACGGACGTATGTGCCCCATCGAAACCCCTGAAGGCCCGAACATTGGTCTGATCGGCTCGCTGGCTTCCTACGGCCGCATCAACCCGTTCGGCTTCATTGAGACGCCGTACCGTCTGGTTTCCGAAGGCGTCGTTTCCGATGAGGTCCAGTACCTCACGGCTGACGACGAAGCAGAGGTCCTGATCGCACAGGCCAACGCTCCGCTGGACGCTGACAAGAAGTTCGCGGAAGAGACCGTGCTTGTCCGTGCCCGTGGTGGTGGAGGCGAGCCCGTTCTGGTTCCCGCTGCAGACGTTCAGTTCATGGACGTTTCCCCGCGCCAGATGGTTTCCGTGGCAACCGCCCTGATTCCGTTCCTCGAGCATGACGATGCCAACCGTGCACTCATGGGTGCCAACATGCAGCGTCAGGCCGTGCCCCTGGTCCGTTCCGAGGCTCCTTTCGTGGGCACCGGCATGGAACGCGCAGCAGCAGTCGACGCCGGTGACGTTGTCATCGCGAAGAAGGCAGGTGTGGTTACCGAGGTTTCCGCCGAGCTCGTTGTGATGATCAACGATGACGGTACCGAGACCAACTACCGCATCAACAAGTTCGCCCGATCCAACCAGGGTAACTGCTACAACCACCGCGTGTTGGTCAACGAAGGCCAGCGCCTGGAAGTTGGCGGCATCATCGCCGACGGTCCCGCAACGGACCAGGGTGAGCTTGCCCTCGGTAAGAACCTGCTTGTGGCATTCATGTCATGGGAGGGCCACAACTTCGAGGACGCCATCATCCTGTCCCAGCGCATTGTTGCTGAGGATGTTCTTTCCTCCATCCACATCGAGGAGCACGAAATTGATGCCCGCGACACCAAGCTTGGTGCCGAGGAAATCACCCGTGATATCCCCAACGTGTCCGAGGAAGTCCTTGCAGGACTGGACGAGCGCGGCATCATCCACATCGGTGCCGAGGTTGAAGCCGGCGACATCCTGGTCGGAAAGGTCACCCCTAAGGGTGAAACCGAACTGACCCCGGAAGAGCGCCTCCTCCGTGCAATCTTCGGTGAGAAGTCCCGCGAAGTCCGAGACACCTCCCTGAAGGTGCCCCACGGCGAGTCCGGTACGGTCATCGGCGTGCGCGTCTTCGACCGCGACAACGACGACGAACTGCCCCCGGGCGTGAACCAGCTAGTCCGCGTCTACGTTGCAGCCAAGCGTAAGATCACCGACGGCGACAAGCTCGCCGGCCGTCACGGCAACAAGGGTGTTATCTCCAAGATCCTCCCGATCGAGGACATGCCCTTCCTTGCAGACGGTACCCCGGTGGACATCGTCCTGAACCCCCTTGGTGTTCCGGGTCGAATGAACGTTGGACAGGTCCTGGAAACCCACCTCGGTTGGGTTGCCAAGACCGGTTGGAAGATCGAAGGCGAGCCGGAGTGGGTCAAGAACCTGCCCAACCTGCCCCGTGAAACCGGCCAGACCACCGTTGCCACACCGGTGTTCGATGGCGCCCGCGAAGAAGAAATCACGGGCCTGCTTGACTCCACCAACGTGACCCGCGATGGCGATCGCCTGATCGATTCCTCCGGCAAGACCCGTCTGTTCGACGGCCGCTCCGGCGAGCCGTTCCCGGACCCGATCTCCGTCGGTTACATGTACATCCTGAAGCTCCACCACTTGGTGGACGACAAGATCCACGCGCGCTCCACCGGCCCGTACTCCATGATCACGCAGCAGCCGCTGGGTGGTAAGGCTCAGTTCGGTGGCCAGCGCTTCGGTGAAATGGAAGTGTGGGCGCTCGAAGCTTACGGCGCTGCTTACACCCTTCAGGAACTCCTCACGATCAAGTCCGATGACATCCATGGTCGTGTGAAGGTCTACGAAGCCATCGTCAAGGGCGAGAACATCCCTGAGCCTGGCGTTCCCGAGTCCTTCAAGGTCTTGATCAAGGAAATGCAGTCGTTGTGCCTGAACGTGGAAGTTCTTTCCACGGACGGAACCACGATCGAAATGCGTGACTCTGATGACGCAGTCTTCACGGCTGCGGAAGAACTGGGCATCGATCTGTCTCGTGCAGAGCCCAGTTCCGTAGAAGAGGTTTAG
- a CDS encoding DNA-directed RNA polymerase subunit beta' translates to MSSESSFGLMQIGLATAEDIRGWSYGEVKKPETINYRTLKPEKDGLFCEKIFGPSRDWECYCGKYKRVRFKGIICERCGVEVTRAKVRRERMGHIELAAPVTHIWYFKGVPSRLGYLLDLAPKDLEKVIYFAAYMITSVDTESRHAELPNLQVEHDLEKKQMVDNRDSDIATIARDLEDELARLEGEGAKAADKKKARDSADRQMANVRKRADADIERLEQVWDRFKNLKVADLEGDEGLYRELRDRYGLYFEGSMGAEAIKKRLETFDMQAEAESLRDTIQNGKGQRKTRALKRLKVVNAFLTTNNSPLGMVLDAVPVIPPELRPMVQLDGGRFATSDLNDLYRRVINRNNRLKRLLDLGAPEIIVNNEKRMLQEAVDSLFDNGRRGRPVTGPGNRPLKSLSDMLKGKQGRFRQNLLGKRVDYSGRSVIVVGPQLKLHQCGLPKQMALELFKPFVMKRLVDLNHAQNIKSAKRMVERYRPQVWDVLEEIITEHPVLLNRAPTLHRLGIQAFEPQLVEGKAIQLHPLVCGAFNADFDGDQMAVHLPLSPEAQAEARILMLSSNNILKPSDGRPVTLPSQDMIIGLYHLTTKRVGSAGEGRIFSSVSEAIMAYDARDLHLNSQVKIRLDDFVPYAGWEAPEGWEPGQPALVETSLGQVIFNQTLPEDYPWVEAVADKGELSRIVNDLAERYPKVVTAATLDNLKDAGFYWATRSGVTVAISDIEVPTSKPAILAGYENMAAKIQGQYDKGLIDDDERRQELIEIWNKATNEIAQAMRDSLSPMNTINRMVSSGARGNWMQVRQIAGIRGLVANPKGEIIPRPIKSSYREGLSVLEYFIATHGARKGLADTALRTANSGYLTRRLVDVSQDVIVREEDCGTERGLVTPIAVPDSNGELVLDENVENSAYARTLAVDVVDAQGNVLAAGGTDCGDVVIDQLLAAGITEVKVRSVLTCESKVGTCALCYGRSLATGKTVDIGEAVGIIAAQSIGEPGTQLTMRTFHTGGAVSAGGGDDITQGLPRIQELFEARTPKGVAPIAEAAGRITIEESERQMRLVITPDDGSEEIAYPVLRRSRLLIEDGDHVSVGQKLINGPVDPKQVLRIMGPRAAQKFLVDEVQGVYRSQGIGIHDKHVEVIVRQMLRRVTVIESGDSDLLPGELAERARFEDENRRVVSEGKAPASGRPELMGITKASLATESWLSAASFQETTRVLTQAAMEGKSDPLLGLKENVIIGKLIPAGTGLPRYTEVTVEPTEEAKASLFTGPSAFTDFSYDALGGDGAPEFHAIPLDDYDLGNDFR, encoded by the coding sequence ATGTCCAGCGAATCCTCCTTCGGCCTCATGCAGATCGGCCTCGCCACCGCGGAAGACATCCGCGGATGGTCTTACGGTGAGGTCAAGAAGCCGGAAACCATCAACTACCGCACGCTCAAGCCTGAGAAGGACGGCCTCTTCTGCGAGAAGATCTTTGGCCCGTCCCGCGACTGGGAATGCTACTGCGGTAAGTACAAGCGCGTCCGCTTCAAGGGCATCATTTGCGAGCGTTGTGGCGTTGAAGTCACCCGTGCCAAGGTGCGCCGTGAGCGCATGGGCCACATCGAGCTGGCCGCGCCTGTAACCCACATCTGGTACTTCAAGGGCGTCCCCTCGCGCTTGGGTTACCTTTTGGACCTGGCACCGAAGGACCTTGAGAAGGTCATCTACTTCGCTGCCTACATGATCACCAGCGTTGACACCGAGAGCCGTCACGCAGAACTGCCGAACCTCCAGGTTGAGCACGACCTCGAGAAGAAGCAGATGGTGGACAACCGCGACAGCGACATCGCCACGATCGCCCGCGACCTTGAAGACGAGCTTGCCCGTCTTGAAGGCGAAGGCGCCAAGGCTGCCGACAAGAAGAAGGCCCGCGACTCTGCTGACCGCCAGATGGCGAACGTCCGTAAGCGTGCCGACGCCGACATCGAGCGCCTTGAGCAGGTTTGGGACCGCTTCAAGAACCTCAAGGTTGCTGACCTTGAAGGTGACGAAGGCCTGTACCGCGAACTGCGCGACCGTTACGGACTGTACTTCGAGGGCTCCATGGGTGCCGAGGCGATCAAGAAGCGCCTCGAGACCTTTGACATGCAGGCTGAAGCCGAGTCACTGCGCGACACCATCCAGAACGGCAAGGGCCAGCGCAAGACGCGTGCCCTGAAGCGCCTGAAGGTTGTCAACGCGTTCCTGACCACCAACAACAGCCCGCTCGGCATGGTTCTCGACGCCGTCCCGGTGATCCCGCCGGAACTGCGCCCGATGGTCCAGCTGGACGGTGGCCGCTTCGCGACCTCCGACCTCAACGACCTCTACCGTCGCGTGATCAACCGCAACAACCGCCTCAAGCGACTGCTTGACCTCGGTGCTCCGGAGATCATCGTCAACAACGAGAAGCGCATGCTTCAGGAAGCTGTTGACAGCCTCTTCGACAACGGTCGTCGTGGCCGCCCCGTTACGGGTCCGGGTAACCGTCCCTTGAAGTCCCTGAGCGACATGCTCAAGGGCAAGCAGGGTCGTTTCCGCCAGAACCTCCTCGGCAAGCGCGTTGACTACTCGGGTCGTTCGGTTATCGTCGTCGGCCCGCAGCTGAAGCTGCACCAGTGTGGTCTGCCCAAGCAGATGGCCTTGGAGCTCTTCAAGCCGTTCGTGATGAAGCGCCTGGTTGACCTCAACCACGCACAGAACATCAAGTCGGCCAAGCGCATGGTTGAGCGTTACCGTCCGCAGGTTTGGGACGTGCTGGAAGAGATCATCACCGAACACCCGGTGCTGCTCAACCGTGCACCTACCCTTCACCGCCTCGGCATCCAGGCCTTCGAACCCCAGCTTGTGGAAGGCAAGGCAATCCAGCTTCACCCGTTGGTTTGTGGCGCCTTCAACGCTGACTTCGACGGCGACCAGATGGCAGTCCACCTGCCGCTGAGCCCGGAAGCCCAGGCCGAAGCACGCATCCTGATGCTGTCCTCGAACAACATCCTGAAGCCCTCTGATGGCCGTCCGGTGACCCTTCCTTCGCAGGATATGATCATCGGCCTGTACCACCTGACCACCAAGCGCGTCGGCTCCGCCGGCGAAGGCCGCATCTTCTCCTCGGTTTCGGAAGCCATCATGGCCTACGATGCCCGTGATCTGCACCTGAACTCCCAGGTCAAGATCCGCTTGGACGACTTCGTGCCTTACGCAGGATGGGAAGCTCCGGAAGGTTGGGAGCCCGGTCAGCCGGCTCTCGTTGAAACCTCCCTGGGCCAGGTCATCTTCAACCAGACGCTGCCTGAGGATTACCCGTGGGTTGAGGCTGTTGCAGATAAGGGCGAACTGTCCCGTATCGTCAACGACCTCGCCGAGCGCTACCCGAAGGTTGTTACCGCGGCAACGCTGGACAACTTGAAGGACGCCGGTTTCTACTGGGCCACCCGTTCGGGTGTCACGGTTGCCATCTCTGACATCGAGGTGCCTACTTCCAAGCCTGCCATCCTGGCCGGTTACGAGAACATGGCCGCCAAGATCCAGGGCCAGTACGACAAGGGCCTGATCGACGACGACGAGCGTCGCCAGGAACTGATCGAAATCTGGAACAAGGCAACCAACGAAATCGCCCAGGCGATGCGTGACAGCCTGTCCCCGATGAACACCATCAACCGCATGGTGTCCTCCGGTGCACGTGGTAACTGGATGCAGGTCCGCCAGATCGCGGGTATCCGTGGTCTTGTGGCCAACCCGAAGGGTGAGATCATTCCTCGCCCGATCAAGTCCTCCTACCGCGAGGGCCTGTCGGTTCTGGAATACTTCATCGCCACGCACGGTGCCCGTAAGGGTCTGGCCGATACCGCTCTGCGTACTGCCAACTCGGGTTACCTGACCCGTCGTCTGGTGGACGTTTCGCAGGATGTCATCGTCCGCGAAGAGGACTGTGGTACCGAACGCGGTCTGGTCACCCCGATCGCCGTGCCGGATTCCAACGGTGAGCTCGTCCTGGACGAGAACGTCGAGAACAGCGCCTACGCACGTACGCTGGCTGTCGACGTCGTCGATGCCCAGGGCAACGTCCTGGCTGCTGGCGGCACCGACTGCGGCGACGTCGTTATCGACCAGCTGCTGGCTGCGGGCATCACCGAGGTCAAGGTCCGCTCCGTACTCACGTGTGAGTCCAAGGTGGGCACGTGTGCACTCTGCTACGGCCGTTCGCTGGCTACCGGTAAGACCGTGGACATCGGCGAGGCCGTGGGCATCATTGCCGCACAGTCCATCGGTGAGCCCGGTACACAGCTGACCATGCGTACGTTCCACACCGGTGGTGCTGTTTCCGCCGGTGGCGGCGACGACATCACCCAGGGTCTGCCCCGTATCCAGGAGCTCTTCGAAGCCCGTACTCCGAAGGGTGTGGCACCGATTGCAGAAGCAGCCGGCCGCATCACCATCGAAGAGTCCGAGCGTCAGATGCGCCTGGTCATCACTCCGGACGATGGTTCCGAAGAGATTGCCTACCCGGTGCTCCGCCGTTCACGTTTGCTCATCGAAGATGGCGATCACGTAAGCGTCGGCCAGAAGCTGATCAACGGTCCTGTGGACCCGAAGCAGGTTCTGCGCATCATGGGTCCGCGTGCTGCACAGAAGTTCCTTGTGGACGAAGTTCAGGGCGTGTACCGCAGCCAGGGTATTGGTATCCACGACAAGCACGTCGAGGTTATCGTCCGCCAGATGCTGCGCCGCGTGACCGTCATCGAATCCGGCGACTCCGACCTGCTCCCCGGTGAGCTGGCAGAGCGCGCCCGCTTCGAGGACGAGAACCGCCGCGTCGTGTCCGAGGGCAAGGCGCCGGCGTCCGGTCGTCCGGAACTCATGGGTATCACCAAGGCTTCCTTGGCTACCGAGTCCTGGCTGTCGGCTGCTTCCTTCCAGGAAACCACCCGCGTCCTGACGCAGGCGGCCATGGAAGGCAAGAGCGATCCTCTGCTCGGCCTCAAGGAAAACGTCATCATCGGTAAGCTCATCCCGGCTGGTACGGGTCTGCCCCGCTACACAGAGGTCACCGTGGAGCCGACGGAAGAAGCAAAGGCAAGCCTGTTCACGGGCCCCAGCGCTTTCACCGACTTCTCCTATGACGCCCTGGGCGGCGACGGAGCTCCCGAGTTCCACGCCATCCCGCTGGATGACTACGATCTCGGTAACGACTTCCGCTGA
- the rpsG gene encoding 30S ribosomal protein S7: MPRKGPAPKRPLVSDPVYGSPLVTQLINKVLVDGKKSTAERIVYGALEGARAKSGGDPVAALKKAMDNVKPSLEVRSRRVGGATYQVPVEVKPGRSTALALRWLVGYSKARREKTMTERLQNEILDASNGLGAAVKRREDTHKMAESNKAFAHYRW; this comes from the coding sequence ATGCCTCGCAAGGGTCCGGCCCCGAAGCGGCCGCTAGTTTCCGATCCCGTTTACGGCTCCCCGTTGGTCACGCAGCTGATCAACAAGGTTCTTGTCGACGGCAAGAAGTCCACCGCAGAGCGCATCGTTTACGGTGCACTCGAAGGTGCACGTGCCAAGTCCGGCGGCGACCCCGTTGCCGCTCTCAAGAAGGCCATGGACAACGTCAAGCCTTCTCTCGAGGTGCGTTCACGCCGTGTTGGTGGCGCTACCTACCAGGTTCCGGTTGAGGTCAAGCCGGGTCGCTCCACCGCTCTCGCTCTGCGTTGGCTCGTGGGCTACTCCAAGGCCCGCCGCGAGAAGACCATGACCGAGCGCCTCCAGAACGAAATCCTGGATGCCTCAAATGGTCTTGGTGCCGCTGTGAAGCGTCGCGAAGACACCCACAAGATGGCCGAGTCCAACAAGGCCTTCGCACACTACCGCTGGTAA
- the fusA gene encoding elongation factor G, translating into MAQDVLTDLNKVRNIGIMAHIDAGKTTTTERILFYTGVNHKIGETHDGASTTDWMEQEKERGITITSAAVTCFWDKNQINIIDTPGHVDFTVEVERSLRVLDGAVAVFDGKEGVEPQSETVWRQADKYNVPRICFVNKMDKLGADFYFTVDTIISRLGAKPLVMQLPIGAENDFIGVVDLLEMRALVWPGDAKGDVTMGASYEVQEIPADLQAKAEEYRAQLVETVAEASEELMEKYLEGEELTLEEIKAGIRKMTINSELYPVFCGSAFKNRGVQPMLDAVVDFLPNPLDVPPMIGHDPRDEEKELTRKPSADEPFSALAFKIAAHPFFGQLTFVRVYSGHVEAGAQVVNSTKGKKERIGKLFQMHANKEMPVEGATAGHIYAAIGLKDTTTGDTLCDANNQIVLESMSFPEPVISVAIEPNTKGDQEKLSTAIQKLSAEDPTFQVSLNEDTGQTIIAGMGELHLDILVDRMRREFKVEANVGKPQVAYRETIKRAVERLDYTHKKQTGGSGQFAKIQIAIEPMDTASGELYAFENKVTGGRVPREYIPSVDAGIQDALNDGVLAGYPVVGIKATLIDGASHDVDSSEMAFKIAGRMAFKEAARKANPVLLEPLMDVEVRTPEEYMGDVIGDLNARRGQMQSMEDAAGVKVIRAHVPLSGMFGYIGDLRSKTQGRAVYSMTFNSYAEVPKAVADEIIQKTRGE; encoded by the coding sequence GTGGCACAGGACGTGCTTACCGACCTTAATAAGGTCCGCAACATCGGCATCATGGCCCACATCGATGCCGGCAAGACCACCACTACCGAGCGCATCCTGTTCTACACGGGTGTGAACCACAAGATCGGCGAGACGCACGACGGCGCTTCGACGACTGACTGGATGGAACAGGAAAAGGAACGCGGCATCACCATCACGTCTGCCGCCGTGACTTGCTTCTGGGACAAGAACCAGATCAACATCATTGACACCCCGGGCCACGTTGACTTCACGGTTGAGGTTGAGCGCTCCCTGCGCGTCCTCGACGGTGCAGTGGCAGTGTTCGATGGCAAGGAAGGCGTGGAGCCGCAGTCCGAGACTGTTTGGCGCCAGGCCGACAAGTACAACGTTCCGCGTATCTGCTTTGTCAACAAGATGGACAAGCTGGGTGCTGACTTCTACTTCACCGTAGATACCATCATCTCCCGCCTTGGTGCCAAGCCGCTGGTTATGCAGCTGCCCATCGGCGCTGAGAACGACTTCATCGGTGTTGTTGACCTCCTCGAAATGCGCGCCCTGGTTTGGCCTGGCGACGCAAAGGGTGACGTCACCATGGGCGCTTCCTACGAAGTGCAGGAAATCCCGGCGGATCTCCAGGCCAAGGCCGAAGAGTACCGTGCACAGCTCGTTGAGACTGTGGCCGAGGCTTCCGAAGAACTCATGGAGAAGTACCTCGAAGGTGAAGAACTCACCCTCGAAGAGATCAAAGCCGGCATCCGCAAGATGACCATCAACTCTGAGCTCTACCCGGTCTTCTGTGGTTCTGCCTTCAAGAACCGCGGTGTCCAGCCGATGCTTGACGCTGTTGTTGACTTCCTGCCGAACCCGCTCGACGTCCCGCCGATGATCGGTCACGATCCTCGCGACGAAGAGAAGGAACTCACCCGCAAGCCCTCTGCTGACGAGCCGTTCTCGGCCCTCGCCTTCAAGATTGCTGCGCACCCGTTCTTCGGTCAGCTGACCTTCGTTCGCGTGTACTCCGGTCACGTCGAGGCTGGCGCCCAGGTGGTTAACTCCACCAAGGGCAAGAAGGAGCGCATCGGCAAGCTGTTCCAGATGCACGCCAACAAGGAAATGCCTGTTGAGGGCGCTACCGCAGGCCACATCTACGCAGCCATCGGCCTGAAGGACACCACCACGGGCGACACCCTGTGTGATGCCAACAACCAGATCGTCCTCGAGTCCATGAGCTTCCCGGAGCCCGTGATCTCAGTTGCGATCGAACCCAACACCAAGGGTGACCAGGAGAAGCTCTCCACGGCCATCCAGAAGCTCTCCGCTGAGGACCCGACCTTCCAGGTCTCCCTCAACGAAGACACGGGCCAGACCATCATCGCCGGCATGGGCGAGCTCCACCTGGACATCCTGGTGGACCGCATGCGCCGCGAATTCAAGGTCGAGGCAAACGTTGGCAAGCCGCAGGTTGCTTACCGCGAAACCATCAAGCGCGCCGTTGAGCGCCTTGACTACACGCACAAGAAGCAGACCGGTGGTTCGGGTCAGTTCGCAAAGATCCAGATTGCGATCGAGCCCATGGACACCGCTTCCGGCGAGCTGTACGCGTTCGAAAACAAGGTCACTGGTGGCCGCGTTCCGCGCGAATACATCCCGTCCGTTGATGCTGGTATCCAGGATGCACTGAATGACGGCGTCCTGGCCGGTTACCCGGTTGTCGGCATCAAGGCCACGCTGATTGATGGCGCGTCCCACGATGTTGACTCCTCGGAAATGGCGTTCAAGATTGCCGGACGTATGGCTTTCAAGGAAGCTGCACGCAAGGCGAACCCTGTTCTGCTTGAACCGCTGATGGATGTTGAGGTCCGCACACCCGAGGAATACATGGGTGATGTTATTGGTGACCTGAACGCCCGTCGTGGCCAGATGCAGTCCATGGAAGACGCAGCAGGTGTGAAGGTTATCCGTGCACACGTTCCGCTGTCCGGCATGTTCGGCTACATCGGTGACCTCCGGTCCAAGACCCAGGGTCGCGCTGTGTACTCCATGACGTTCAACAGCTACGCGGAGGTCCCCAAGGCAGTAGCCGACGAGATCATCCAGAAAACCCGCGGCGAGTAA
- the rpsL gene encoding 30S ribosomal protein S12: MPTINQLVRKGRTPKVSKTKAPALKGSPMRRGVCTRVYTTTPKKPNSALRKVARVRLNGGVEVTAYIPGVGHNLQEHSIVLVRGGRVKDLPGVRYKIVRGALDTQGVKNRKQARSRYGAKMEKK; the protein is encoded by the coding sequence GTGCCTACGATTAACCAGCTGGTCCGCAAGGGCCGCACGCCGAAGGTCTCCAAGACCAAGGCTCCCGCGCTGAAGGGCAGCCCGATGCGCCGCGGTGTTTGCACCCGCGTTTACACCACCACCCCCAAGAAGCCGAACTCGGCTCTCCGTAAGGTGGCACGTGTGCGCCTCAACGGTGGCGTAGAAGTTACCGCCTACATCCCCGGTGTTGGCCACAACCTCCAGGAGCACTCCATCGTGCTCGTCCGTGGTGGTCGTGTTAAGGACCTTCCGGGTGTCCGCTACAAGATCGTCCGCGGCGCACTCGACACCCAGGGTGTCAAGAACCGCAAGCAGGCTCGCAGCCGTTACGGCGCAAAGATGGAGAAGAAGTAA